The Niastella koreensis GR20-10 genome includes a window with the following:
- a CDS encoding FAD-dependent oxidoreductase, whose amino-acid sequence MADDDFSSPYLRDRALPAKAKALEGAFRKLFPAIHFRTDFQWAGTFASTRDGLPYIGCLPGKPHTYFALGLGGNGITFSIIAAQIITRLALGLQDDDAPIFGFERG is encoded by the coding sequence GTGGCAGACGATGACTTTTCCAGTCCTTACCTGCGCGACCGGGCCCTGCCGGCCAAAGCAAAGGCCCTGGAGGGGGCATTCAGGAAGTTGTTCCCGGCCATTCATTTCAGGACTGATTTTCAATGGGCGGGCACCTTTGCATCTACCCGCGATGGACTGCCCTATATTGGCTGCCTGCCAGGCAAACCGCATACCTATTTTGCGCTGGGACTGGGAGGCAATGGAATAACATTCAGCATTATAGCGGCACAGATAATTACCCGCCTGGCCCTGGGGCTACAGGATGATGACGCCCCGATATTTGGCTTTGAACGCGGGTAA